A DNA window from Impatiens glandulifera chromosome 7, dImpGla2.1, whole genome shotgun sequence contains the following coding sequences:
- the LOC124944475 gene encoding cytochrome b561 and DOMON domain-containing protein At5g47530-like has product MEDTKPKSTPIRFLSSLLMISLLISSSSAQNCQSTTFSGNRIYSTCTALPVLNSFLHWNYHQSNRTVDLAYRHTGVSSTNWVAWALNINGVGMAGAQALVAFQGTGGNMQAYTSSVIDTRISTLSPGNLSFNVPSISAEFVSSEIIIYATLQLPGDGTSFNQVWQIGPLSGNNPAAHNLAGANVASTGTVNFADGSVTGDGGAAITRQRNKNIHGVLNAISWGVLMPFGAIVARYLKVFKSSDPAWFYIHVACQSSAYIIGVAGWGTGLKLGEESGLDNTTHRNIGITLFCLGTLQVFALMLRPNKDNKYRMYWNFYHWGVGYAVIILTIVNIFKGFELLNPAKGWKHAYIGIIISYGAIAVLLECYTWYFVIKRKRQTPLSGDKYPYAGNGQPGQSV; this is encoded by the exons atggAGGATACTAAACCAAAATCCACACCAATTCGGTTCTTATCTTCTCTTTTGATGATATCTCTCCTGATTTCTTCATCCTCTGCTCAGAATTGTCAATCCACAACATTCTCCGGCAACAGGATTTACTCCACTTGCACAGCTCTCCCCGTTTTAAACTCTTTCCTTCACTGGAATTACCATCAATCCAATCGGACTGTTGATCTTGCTTACCGGCACACCGGCGTCTCTTCCACTAACTGGGTCGCATGGGCGCTCAATATCAATGGAGTTGGCATGGCCGGCGCTCAAGCGCTCGTCGCCTTTCAGGGCACCGGAGGAAACATGCAGGCCTACACCTCCTCTGTTATCGACACTCGTATTTCAACCCTCTCGCCGGGAAATTTGAGCTTCAATGTTCCATCCATCTCTGCTGAATTTGTTAGTAGTGAGATTATTATATATGCAACTCTTCAACTTCCCGGCGACGGTACTAGTTTCAATCAGGTCTGGCAAATCGGACCTCTTTCCGGTAACAATCCGGCAGCACACAACTTGGCCGGAGCTAACGTGGCGTCAACAGGGACAGTAAATTTTGCCGACGGCTCTGTGACGGGTGATGGAGGCGCCGCTATTACTAGACAGAGAAACAAAAAT aTTCACGGAGTATTGAATGCAATCAGTTGGGGAGTGTTGATGCCGTTTGGGGCGATAGTGGCTAGATATTTAAAGGTGTTCAAGTCGTCTGATCCGGCATGGTTCTATATCCATGTCGCGTGTCAATCGTCTGCCTACATCATTGGAGTAGCCGGATGGGGTACTGGATTGAAACTCGGGGAGGAGTCTGGATTAGACAATACCACACATAGAAACATCGGGATCACACTCTTTTGTCTCGGAACTCTTCAG gtGTTTGCACTTATGTTGAGGCCAAACAAGGACAACAAGTATAGAATGTATTGGAACTTTTACCATTGGGGTGTGGGATACGCTGTGATCATTCTCACCATAGTGAACATTTTCAAGGGATTTGAGCTTTTGAACCCGGCCAAGGGTTGGAAACATGCTTACATTGGAATCATCATATCCTACGGCGCCATCGCTGTCTTGTTGGAGTGTTACACTTGGTATTTTGTTATCAAGAGAAAGAGACAGACTCCTCTTTCCGGCGACAAATACCCTTACGCCGGAAACGGGCAGCCCGGGCAATCTGTCTAG
- the LOC124945629 gene encoding 50S ribosomal protein L18, whose translation MLKCVLQKLSTCGHGEISSCRFAQAKGFHSGQLLLAPRSFFGVEDYLDDENSKPYTYQKEKKSKNPNKHISFKQRTVAFMEPFTLDVLISKRFVTASLTHRVTSKQVAVAGTNSKDIKAALKSRADIPACLSIGRILADRAREADVYTASYTPRDRDKFEGKIRAVVQSLIDNGIDVKVYLD comes from the exons ATGTTGAAGTGTGTACTTCAGAAGTTGTCTACTTGTGGACATGGTGAAATTAGTTCTTGTAGGTTTGCACAAGCAAAGGGTTTCCACAGTGGGCAG TTGCTTCTAGCCCCGAGAAGTTTTTTCGGAGTTGAAGATTATCTTGACGACGAAAATAGCAAACCATATACTTACCAGAAGGAGAAGAAATCGAAGAATCCCAACAAGCATATATCTTTCAAGCAAAGGACCGTAGCCTTTATGGAACCATTCACACTCGATGTGTTGATCTCGAAAAGATTTGTGACAGCTTCACTCACACATAGGGTAACGAGCAAGCAAGTTGCGGTTGCAGGAACAAACTCAAAAGACATAAAGGCCGCACTAAAGTCAAGAGCGGATATACCTGCTTGTTTATCGATTGGTCGGATATTAGCTGACAGGGCAAGAGAAGCTGATGTGTACACGGCTTCTTATACACCTAGGGACAGGGACAAATTTGAAGGGAAGATAAGGGCAGTTGTTCAGTCCCTTATTGATAATGGTATTGATGTTAAAGTGTACCTAGATTGA
- the LOC124910542 gene encoding F-box protein At3g07870-like: protein MMNLLMDDLLQDIFSRLPVRSIMQCRCVCRSWRDLICGSFFTRNQMTRSIAAKSGLMLHTTIYYEGICFFSEFFFMDRHHVPVPTCLPMNFSILNFREFYVRGSCNGLLCLVNRADKFIRFVCNPFLRHCVKIPDNLAYPSGRVNSLVCELGFCPKTQSYKILEISKWTVVVGRSQTEDRLEIHVYRLGDDFWKRIDCKVHPWQPQRTAENPGSASLVNGVFHWVNQSSAAFVTVFDLANDVFDKMPGPKAGTGRFSTGVLGNCLSIMNNHINVDVWVMKQYGVIDSWAKLFVIKITEPKWSVELVRVLDYQQEDGQLLLFYNHQVLGTYDPQKMTFKRIDIVGKNAWYDVVLHSDTLVSPLDFSPKYKLV from the coding sequence ATGATGAATCTGCTGATGGACGACTTACTCCAAGACATCTTCTCCAGATTACCAGTTAGATCTATTATGCAATGTCGATGTGTTTGCCGATCATGGCGAGATTTAATTTGCGGCTCCTTCTTCACCCGTAATCAAATGACTCGATCAATTGCTGCAAAATCAGGTCTGATGCTCCATACTACTATCTACTATGAAGGAATCTGCTTCTTCAGTGAGTTTTTCTTTATGGATCGGCACCATGTCCCTGTACCCACCTGTCTTCCGATGAATTTTTCTATCCTCAATTTCAGAGAGTTTTATGTAAGAGGATCCTGTAACGGTCTTCTCTGTTTGGTCAATCGAGCCGATAAGTTCATCAGGTTTGTCTGTAATCCATTTCTTCGTCATTGTGTTAAGATTCCTGATAATCTTGCATACCCATCTGGTCGAGTTAATTCCTTGGTTTGCGAACTTGGTTTTTGCCCTAAAACCCAATCATATAAAATTCTCGAGATCTCCAAATGGACTGTCGTAGTTGGGCGAAGCCAAACGGAAGATCGATTGGAGATCCACGTTTACAGGTTAGGCGATGATTTTTGGAAGCGTATCGATTGTAAAGTTCATCCATGGCAGCCGCAAAGGACTGCAGAAAATCCTGGTTCAGCATCTCTCGTTAATGGCGTTTTTCACTGGGTTAATCAATCCTCCGCTGCTTTCGTAACTGTGTTTGACTTGGCAAACGATGTGTTCGACAAAATGCCTGGCCCAAAAGCTGGTACAGGTAGATTCTCAACTGGAGTGTTAGGAAATTGTCTTTCGATAATGAACAATCATATTAATGTAGATGTGTGGGTCATGAAGCAATATGGGGTTATTGATTCTTGGGCAAAGCTTTTTGTTATTAAGATAACAGAACCTAAATGGTCTGTGGAGCTTGTTCGAGTTCTTGACTATCAACAAGAAGATGGTCAATTGTTGCTTTTCTATAATCATCAAGTTCTTGGAACATATGATCCCCAGAAGATGACATTCAAGAGGATCGATATAGTTGGTAAGAATGCTTGGTACgatgttgttcttcattctgaTACCCTTGTTTCACCATTGGACTTTTCCCCAAAATACAAATTAGTATGA
- the LOC124909536 gene encoding coiled-coil domain-containing glutamate-rich protein 1-like yields MKEELIELKIERKEELKELKITIKETQETHHAYIKKKTNKKDEVKVEEGEGEEKGEQSAEDEESVEDVKGEVKVEDEEKVEVEVEVNVKVEEMEDEKHVDVEVDEDQVEVEERMEDVKVEDKEKVEVKVEVEE; encoded by the exons atgaagGAGGAGCTTATAGAGCTGAAAATAGAGCGGAAGGAGGAGCTCAAAGAGCTGAAAATTACCATCAAAGAAACTCAAGAAACTCACCAtgcttatataaaaaaaa AGACAAATAAGAAGGATGAGGTGAAGGTGGAGGAAGGTGAAGGTGAGGAGAAGGGTGAGCAAAGTGCGGAGGATGAGGAGAGTGTGGAGGATGTGAAGGGGGAGGTGAAAGTGGAGGATGAGGAgaaggtggaggtggaggtggaggtgaaTGTGAAGGTGGAGGAAATGGAGGATGAGAAGCATGTGGATGTGGAGGTGGATGAGGATcaggtggaggtggaggagcGGATGGAGGATGTGAAGGTAGAGGATAAGGAGAAAGTGGAGGTGaaggtggaggtggaggagtAG